In one Primulina eburnea isolate SZY01 unplaced genomic scaffold, ASM2296580v1 ctg1064_ERROPOS200000, whole genome shotgun sequence genomic region, the following are encoded:
- the LOC140820458 gene encoding uncharacterized protein isoform X2 has protein sequence MHFVLTLTKNMHHRHIMLLKKKSSISWCRETNQLWNMLHSFLLFLPYVPHVARNDQAKLSRFLHGLQRTVHTLVMTGSPNTYIQAVEKARKIEASLLRGDPQPGPSSGSQGSGSSMSMPVDLPPYQPVQSYQQPKQQRYKVKGKQFKKKSQSSSSSSGSARGGGSVGSSSTVHCDRCGGRHFSSQCVGVQGSCYVCGQVGHFSRVCPNAQRQQFQPQQSGQVLRGPVFRPYAPTQSFQQSGYPPPRGPIQQPFPGPQQAQVHALTQDQAQDAPGGVIAGYPGGFDASGGASGSGAQSSSRG, from the coding sequence atgcaTTTCGTGCTCACTTTAACCAAGAATATGCACCACCGTCATATTATGCTGCTAAAGAAGAAGAGTTCAATCAGTTGGTGCAGGGAAACAAATCAGTTGTGGAATATGCTTCACAGTTTTCTGCTTTTTTTGCCCTATGTTCCACATGTTGCTAGGAATGATCAGGCTAAACTATCACGTTTTCTGCATGGGTTGCAACGGACTGTTCATACTTTGGTAATGACTGGATCGCCTAATACGTATATTCAAGCAGTGGAAAAGGCGAGGAAAATTGAAGCAAGTTTGCTTAGAGGAGACCCACAGCCAGGTCCATCATCTGGTTCTCAGGGATCTGGTAGTAGTATGTCAATGCCAGTGGATTTACCTCCATATCAGCCTGTACAGTCATACCAACAACCCAAACAGCAGAGGTACAAGGTaaaaggaaagcaattcaagaagaaGTCTCAATCCAGCTCTTCCAGTTCAGGAAGTGCACGAGGAGGAGGTTCGGTTGGGTCGTCTAGCACTGTGCATTGTGACCGATGTGGTGGTCGACATTTTAGTTCCCAATGTGTAGGAGTACAGGGATCTTGTTACGTTTGTGGTCAAGTTGGGCATTTTTCCAGAGTATGCCCTAATGCACAAAGACAGCAATTTCAGCCACAACAGTCTGGACAAGTTCTCCGTGGACCAGTCTTTAGACCATATGCTCCTACCCAGTCATTTCAGCAATCCGGTTATCCACCTCCTAGAGGTCCTATTCAGCAGCCATTTCCAGGGCCGCAGCAAGCTCAAGTCCATGCTTTGACTCAGGACCAGGCCCAGGATGCACCAGGCGGagttattgcag
- the LOC140820458 gene encoding uncharacterized protein isoform X1 has translation MHFVLTLTKNMHHRHIMLLKKKSSISWCRETNQLWNMLHSFLLFLPYVPHVARNDQAKLSRFLHGLQRTVHTLVMTGSPNTYIQAVEKARKIEASLLRGDPQPGPSSGSQGSGSSMSMPVDLPPYQPVQSYQQPKQQRYKVKGKQFKKKSQSSSSSSGSARGGGSVGSSSTVHCDRCGGRHFSSQCVGVQGSCYVCGQVGHFSRVCPNAQRQQFQPQQSGQVLRGPVFRPYAPTQSFQQSGYPPPRGPIQQPFPGPQQAQVHALTQDQAQDAPGGVIAAGYPGGFDASGGASGSGAQSSSRG, from the coding sequence atgcaTTTCGTGCTCACTTTAACCAAGAATATGCACCACCGTCATATTATGCTGCTAAAGAAGAAGAGTTCAATCAGTTGGTGCAGGGAAACAAATCAGTTGTGGAATATGCTTCACAGTTTTCTGCTTTTTTTGCCCTATGTTCCACATGTTGCTAGGAATGATCAGGCTAAACTATCACGTTTTCTGCATGGGTTGCAACGGACTGTTCATACTTTGGTAATGACTGGATCGCCTAATACGTATATTCAAGCAGTGGAAAAGGCGAGGAAAATTGAAGCAAGTTTGCTTAGAGGAGACCCACAGCCAGGTCCATCATCTGGTTCTCAGGGATCTGGTAGTAGTATGTCAATGCCAGTGGATTTACCTCCATATCAGCCTGTACAGTCATACCAACAACCCAAACAGCAGAGGTACAAGGTaaaaggaaagcaattcaagaagaaGTCTCAATCCAGCTCTTCCAGTTCAGGAAGTGCACGAGGAGGAGGTTCGGTTGGGTCGTCTAGCACTGTGCATTGTGACCGATGTGGTGGTCGACATTTTAGTTCCCAATGTGTAGGAGTACAGGGATCTTGTTACGTTTGTGGTCAAGTTGGGCATTTTTCCAGAGTATGCCCTAATGCACAAAGACAGCAATTTCAGCCACAACAGTCTGGACAAGTTCTCCGTGGACCAGTCTTTAGACCATATGCTCCTACCCAGTCATTTCAGCAATCCGGTTATCCACCTCCTAGAGGTCCTATTCAGCAGCCATTTCCAGGGCCGCAGCAAGCTCAAGTCCATGCTTTGACTCAGGACCAGGCCCAGGATGCACCAGGCGGagttattgcag